The following coding sequences lie in one Candidatus Micrarchaeota archaeon genomic window:
- a CDS encoding Ig-like domain-containing protein has product MRNENNAQAAMEYMVTFGWAILILGIVMGVLYLYLYAPQKIVGDTCNFLSSIYCNEVIVGTNTISHNTVIALFLTNSQQYPITNPEIYARVNSANTTAVPCSPSFVLQGGSMICTLSLNSYVSIGELSSGDLYLNATYCGLSTSPKSCSNGEKQTYSGSFAAHAQPIVTTRYSIKLTALNYTQKASGQGDQLTAYVTLLGYPLKGATVNFTESNGNYVLSRNTTTNSNGIAIGSIYGTAAGNVIVTAHYAGLSNSIAISFV; this is encoded by the coding sequence ATGCGTAATGAAAATAATGCACAAGCAGCCATGGAATACATGGTCACTTTCGGGTGGGCGATACTTATACTTGGGATAGTGATGGGGGTGCTTTACCTGTACCTTTATGCCCCGCAGAAGATCGTGGGCGACACGTGCAACTTTCTAAGCAGCATATACTGCAACGAGGTTATCGTTGGTACAAATACCATATCCCACAATACGGTAATAGCTCTGTTCCTCACGAATTCACAGCAGTATCCCATAACGAATCCGGAGATTTACGCACGGGTGAATAGCGCCAACACGACTGCAGTGCCATGCTCTCCAAGCTTCGTCCTCCAGGGCGGGTCAATGATATGCACGCTAAGCCTGAATTCGTACGTAAGCATAGGGGAACTTTCATCCGGGGACCTTTACCTCAACGCCACATACTGCGGCCTTTCCACTTCGCCCAAGAGTTGCTCCAACGGCGAGAAGCAAACCTATTCCGGGAGCTTTGCTGCTCACGCGCAGCCGATAGTAACCACAAGGTATTCGATCAAGCTGACGGCACTAAATTACACCCAAAAGGCAAGCGGCCAGGGAGACCAGCTCACGGCTTACGTCACGCTCCTTGGCTATCCACTGAAGGGCGCCACCGTGAACTTCACGGAAAGCAATGGCAACTACGTGCTTTCGCGCAACACGACCACGAACTCAAACGGCATAGCGATAGGCAGCATATACGGCACAGCCGCAGGCAACGTTATAGTTACGGCGCATTACGCCGGGCTTAGCAACAGCATAGCGATAAGCTTTGTTTGA
- a CDS encoding DUF87 domain-containing protein: MNINENSNSKEASKSIYLGRMSEPYFTDSDRGIYVGKSKIYKIPFFLDLDNLINRNMAILGMSGAGKSYFLKSFVIRSALQRNSYVLIIDWNGEYNSVIEFLGGKNLILGTDFKVNVFKLYDLKSIKNIKIVSDCIVLSLNLNEEESYIIYNKILSMCYPNSVIKNLSELITGFKNDTNPDSEKLANKLLQLKENPMFAEGTDFAVDEILDGIINIDFSMLKDNVQRNDISRSIFMIIIELMHNTKIEAKKEKLIILDEAWRLIKNSNDVGVLYREGRKYGFCIITATQLVQDIDNEVISNAASIVIFRLQNEADYSLLLNSGIIREEDKKIIMQLQTGGCMFSIAFKNDNNQICKFFIESTDGISTSFYNIKSGKMRRRISHRLLMESTSKLNASNEIKERLIGFISENNRELDDVHLVAFMVNAGIPRLEIVYYLRLLGLKDEHIVMAYNSAVRISKT; the protein is encoded by the coding sequence ATGAATATAAATGAGAATTCAAATTCGAAAGAGGCAAGCAAAAGCATTTATTTAGGGCGAATGTCAGAGCCCTATTTTACTGATAGTGATAGAGGAATATACGTAGGTAAAAGCAAAATATACAAAATCCCGTTCTTTTTAGATCTTGATAACTTGATAAATAGAAACATGGCAATTTTAGGCATGTCGGGAGCAGGAAAAAGCTATTTCCTTAAAAGTTTCGTAATAAGAAGCGCTTTGCAGAGGAACTCATATGTATTGATAATAGATTGGAATGGAGAATATAATAGTGTGATAGAATTTCTAGGTGGGAAAAATTTAATTTTAGGAACTGATTTTAAAGTAAACGTATTCAAATTGTACGATCTAAAGAGCATAAAAAATATAAAAATTGTATCCGATTGTATAGTGCTTTCGCTAAATTTGAACGAAGAAGAAAGTTACATAATATATAATAAGATCTTATCTATGTGCTATCCTAATAGTGTAATCAAAAACCTGTCTGAATTGATTACAGGATTCAAAAATGATACGAATCCAGATTCTGAAAAACTTGCAAATAAGCTTTTACAGCTGAAAGAGAATCCCATGTTTGCAGAAGGAACTGATTTTGCCGTTGATGAAATACTGGATGGTATCATAAATATTGATTTTTCGATGCTCAAAGACAACGTGCAAAGAAATGATATATCGAGATCTATATTTATGATCATAATAGAACTGATGCACAACACGAAAATAGAAGCAAAAAAAGAAAAATTGATAATTCTTGATGAAGCATGGAGACTCATAAAGAATTCAAATGACGTTGGAGTACTTTATAGAGAGGGTAGAAAGTATGGGTTCTGCATTATTACTGCAACACAACTTGTGCAGGATATCGACAACGAAGTGATTTCTAATGCCGCATCCATAGTTATATTCAGATTACAGAATGAGGCAGACTATAGTCTTCTTCTAAATTCTGGGATTATAAGGGAGGAGGATAAAAAAATTATAATGCAATTACAAACTGGAGGTTGCATGTTTTCGATAGCATTCAAAAATGATAATAATCAAATATGTAAATTTTTTATAGAATCCACAGATGGAATCAGCACTAGTTTTTACAACATAAAAAGTGGTAAAATGAGGAGAAGAATATCTCATAGATTACTTATGGAATCCACAAGTAAATTGAATGCAAGCAATGAAATAAAAGAAAGGCTCATCGGATTCATTTCGGAAAACAATAGGGAACTGGATGATGTACATCTAGTGGCATTCATGGTGAATGCAGGCATTCCGAGATTAGAAATAGTTTATTACCTTAGACTTCTTGGACTAAAGGACGAGCATATAGTTATGGCATATAACAGCGCAGTCCGTATTTCTAAAACGTAG